One Deefgea tanakiae genomic region harbors:
- a CDS encoding YicC/YloC family endoribonuclease, translating to MIYSMTGYASAQRELSHGVLSVELRAVNHRFLDLTLRLPEEFRALEGAIREKLNGRLNRGKLECRLNFNSRDTGNTQLRLNNALVAELLRLADQVKEHQASAGDLRMADILRWPGVIESDALPTELLQATALEVLDVALDDFLASRAREGSKLAEILLERVTAMDALIAGVKPLVPQIVSDYEAKLTQRFVEALGSAEDDRIRQEMVMFAQKVDVLEEIDRLQTHLAELRRILQKGGNAGKRLDFLMQELNREANTLGSKSVSVETSKVSMELKVLIEQMREQVQNIE from the coding sequence ATGATTTATAGCATGACTGGCTATGCAAGTGCGCAAAGAGAATTATCCCATGGTGTTTTATCGGTCGAGTTGCGTGCCGTCAACCATCGCTTTTTAGATCTAACTCTCAGATTGCCAGAGGAATTTAGGGCTTTAGAGGGCGCGATTCGTGAAAAACTCAATGGCCGCCTCAATCGCGGCAAGTTAGAGTGCCGCCTCAATTTTAATTCCCGCGACACAGGCAATACTCAGTTGCGCCTAAACAACGCTTTAGTGGCAGAGTTGTTGCGCCTTGCTGATCAAGTTAAAGAACATCAAGCCAGTGCCGGTGATTTACGGATGGCTGATATTTTGCGTTGGCCTGGTGTGATTGAGTCTGATGCTTTGCCAACTGAGTTATTACAAGCAACTGCATTGGAGGTGTTGGATGTTGCGCTGGATGACTTTTTAGCTAGCCGTGCTCGTGAAGGTAGCAAACTCGCGGAAATTTTACTTGAGCGCGTTACCGCGATGGATGCATTGATTGCTGGCGTGAAGCCATTGGTGCCACAAATTGTGAGCGATTATGAAGCTAAGTTGACGCAGCGATTTGTTGAAGCACTAGGAAGTGCAGAGGATGATCGCATTCGCCAAGAAATGGTGATGTTTGCGCAAAAAGTGGATGTACTCGAAGAGATAGACCGTTTGCAGACGCATTTGGCTGAATTACGCCGGATTTTACAAAAAGGCGGCAATGCAGGTAAACGTTTGGACTTTTTGATGCAAGAACTGAATCGTGAAGCCAATACCTTGGGTTCTAAATCGGTTTCGGTCGAAACATCGAAAGTTTCGATGGAATTAAAGGTCTTAATCGAACAAATGCGGGAACAAGTGCAAAATATCGAATAA
- a CDS encoding serine/threonine protein kinase: protein MATPSNQPLARGYQLQNYTVAKLLSAGGFSIVYLAHDEHDYPVAIKEYLPNSLALRKEGVAVQAVSEEHIALFRHGLKCFFEEGKTLARIQHPNIVRVLNFFRANDTVYMVMEYERGRTLQKEIQINHEREGVDEKLIRSVFYNLLNGLREVHLNKLLHLDIKPANIYIRKDGSPVLLDFGSARQSLTAEHSRLTPMYTPGFAAPEQYRKKEQLGPWTDIYGIGASMFACIAGTAPQAADGREKEDKVQRLEIAYGDRYSPELLSLIHQCIEIDHEKRPQSVLQIQKLLLEPGSAPSKKSNFISTLKRKWIEISRPKNRDNS from the coding sequence ATGGCCACCCCAAGCAATCAACCGCTCGCACGCGGATATCAACTGCAGAATTACACCGTCGCCAAGCTGCTTTCAGCAGGCGGCTTTAGTATTGTCTATTTAGCGCACGATGAGCATGACTATCCAGTTGCCATCAAAGAATACCTACCCAACTCACTTGCGCTTAGAAAAGAAGGCGTTGCCGTACAAGCGGTCAGCGAAGAACACATAGCACTGTTTCGCCATGGGCTGAAATGCTTTTTTGAAGAAGGTAAAACGCTAGCGCGGATTCAACACCCCAATATCGTGCGAGTACTAAATTTTTTCCGTGCCAATGACACCGTTTATATGGTGATGGAATACGAGCGTGGCCGTACTTTACAGAAAGAAATCCAGATTAATCATGAACGCGAAGGCGTAGACGAAAAACTCATCCGAAGCGTGTTTTACAATCTGCTCAATGGCTTGCGCGAAGTTCATTTGAATAAACTGCTACATCTGGATATTAAACCCGCCAATATTTATATCCGCAAAGATGGCTCACCGGTTTTGCTCGATTTTGGATCGGCTCGTCAATCATTGACGGCAGAGCATTCCCGCCTCACCCCTATGTATACGCCCGGCTTTGCTGCGCCTGAGCAATATCGCAAAAAAGAACAGCTCGGCCCATGGACAGACATTTATGGCATCGGTGCTTCGATGTTTGCCTGTATCGCAGGCACCGCGCCCCAAGCGGCAGATGGCCGAGAAAAAGAAGATAAAGTACAGCGGCTTGAAATAGCCTATGGCGACCGCTACTCGCCAGAACTCCTAAGTTTGATTCATCAATGCATCGAGATCGACCACGAGAAACGACCGCAAAGTGTATTGCAAATTCAAAAACTGCTACTCGAACCTGGCTCTGCGCCAAGTAAAAAATCAAATTTTATCAGTACGCTGAAACGAAAGTGGATTGAAATCAGCCGCCCTAAGAACAGGGATAATTCATGA
- a CDS encoding PP2C family protein-serine/threonine phosphatase gives MKFSVFQETRKGGRQYNQDRFGYSYSRDALLLVVADGMGGHLHGEVAAQITVELLSDQFQKKANPIILNPAEFLQDALMRCHDAIYNYAIAHHLIEVPRTTVVACILQDGIAYWAHVGDSRFYLIRESQVVAQTRDHSKVRKMVDAGLITENEALSHAEKNKIYNCLGGSLIPDIEIGGKVVLNDGDALLLCTDGFWGSLAESEITHFLSSFPVMFSVPQLMDRAEIRGGAYGDNLTALAINWHDSNDFPDTEAFVSTQKLDANTISTHIDAMTLAATPEISDDDIEKAIAEIQAAINKYSR, from the coding sequence ATGAAATTCTCCGTATTCCAAGAAACGCGCAAAGGCGGACGCCAATACAACCAAGATCGATTTGGGTATTCATATAGCCGCGACGCTCTCCTTCTCGTCGTTGCTGATGGTATGGGTGGTCATTTACACGGCGAAGTGGCCGCACAAATCACGGTTGAATTGCTCAGTGATCAATTTCAAAAAAAAGCCAACCCGATCATATTAAATCCGGCTGAATTTTTGCAAGATGCACTCATGCGCTGTCATGATGCCATTTACAACTATGCGATCGCCCATCACCTGATCGAAGTACCGCGCACAACTGTCGTTGCTTGTATTTTGCAAGACGGCATTGCGTATTGGGCTCATGTCGGTGACTCTCGTTTTTACTTGATTCGTGAAAGCCAAGTGGTCGCACAAACGCGCGATCATTCAAAAGTCAGGAAAATGGTCGATGCAGGTCTGATTACTGAAAATGAAGCACTTAGCCACGCGGAAAAAAACAAAATCTATAATTGCCTTGGTGGTAGCTTAATTCCCGACATTGAAATTGGCGGCAAAGTAGTACTCAATGATGGCGATGCGCTGTTATTGTGCACAGATGGATTCTGGGGCTCGCTGGCCGAGTCGGAAATCACTCACTTTTTATCTTCATTCCCAGTGATGTTTTCAGTGCCACAATTGATGGATAGAGCAGAAATTCGCGGTGGTGCTTATGGCGATAATCTGACGGCCTTAGCGATTAATTGGCATGACAGCAATGACTTCCCAGATACCGAAGCCTTTGTTTCAACGCAAAAGCTCGATGCAAATACCATTAGCACCCATATCGATGCGATGACGCTGGCCGCTACACCTGAAATTAGCGACGATGATATCGAAAAAGCCATTGCAGAAATTCAAGCGGCAATCAATAAATATTCACGTTAA
- the eco gene encoding serine protease inhibitor ecotin encodes MKKTAALISLSALLAGSAFAANQDPMKPFPAAEAGMVRKVIHLPEVKNPDLYRVQLLPGKVMEMDCNRARLSGTMTEKTAEGWGFNYWVVSQVGPGPSTMMACDPKMKKTKDFVAIHSDQLHRYNSKLPLVVYVPEGIELRYRIFSTKAKMSTAVNE; translated from the coding sequence ATGAAAAAAACTGCAGCCCTTATTTCGCTGAGCGCACTTTTGGCAGGTAGCGCCTTTGCCGCCAATCAAGACCCAATGAAACCATTCCCTGCCGCTGAAGCTGGTATGGTGCGTAAAGTGATTCATCTGCCTGAAGTGAAAAACCCTGATCTCTACCGCGTGCAATTATTGCCTGGCAAAGTGATGGAAATGGACTGCAATCGTGCGCGCTTAAGCGGCACGATGACAGAAAAAACCGCAGAAGGCTGGGGATTTAATTATTGGGTAGTGAGCCAAGTCGGTCCTGGCCCAAGCACGATGATGGCCTGCGATCCAAAAATGAAAAAGACTAAAGATTTTGTCGCAATTCATTCTGATCAACTGCATCGATACAATTCTAAATTGCCACTTGTAGTCTATGTGCCAGAAGGAATTGAACTGCGTTACCGCATTTTCTCTACCAAAGCAAAAATGAGCACCGCAGTCAACGAATAA
- a CDS encoding HD-GYP domain-containing protein, with translation MIKKISTEYVKPGMFIHDLNVDWMDHPFVRNKFVIQNDEEIAKISATGVREVYIDTERGLGLADAPTLEEVNAELDADLLRIADAPSPIIKISYAEEITRAQKIHLQATNAVKSVMRDVRMGQAIQMENVANVVEDITESVLRNSGALVGLSAIKDTDEYTFLHSVSVCTLMVTFAQSLGLDREMIRLAGIGGLLHDTGKMKVPNEILNKPGRLTEDEFAKMRTHPEEGWKILKEIEGMESIPLDITLHHHERMDGTGYPHKLPGSEISRMAQMAAVVDVYDAITSDRCYHVGMPATEGLRKLWEWSKFHFNPELVQAFMRTVGIYPVGTLVRLESGRLGVVLEQNEGSLLQPKLKVVFSTKSNTYITPIIVDLARPMGMGGADKIMGHEDPAKWGINVAQFLFAVA, from the coding sequence ATGATAAAAAAAATCTCCACCGAATATGTGAAGCCAGGCATGTTCATCCACGATTTGAATGTGGACTGGATGGATCACCCATTTGTGCGCAATAAATTTGTCATTCAAAATGATGAAGAAATCGCCAAAATCTCCGCAACTGGCGTGCGCGAGGTGTATATCGATACTGAGCGCGGTCTGGGTTTGGCCGATGCACCGACACTAGAAGAAGTAAATGCTGAGCTCGATGCGGATTTGCTTCGCATCGCAGATGCGCCGTCACCGATTATCAAAATCTCATACGCTGAAGAAATCACCCGCGCACAAAAAATTCATCTGCAAGCAACGAATGCCGTTAAAAGTGTAATGCGTGATGTACGGATGGGGCAGGCGATTCAGATGGAAAATGTCGCCAATGTCGTTGAAGACATTACCGAATCGGTGCTGCGTAATAGCGGTGCTTTGGTTGGATTGTCGGCGATTAAGGATACAGATGAATACACCTTTTTGCATTCGGTCAGCGTCTGTACTTTGATGGTGACCTTTGCTCAATCCCTTGGCCTCGATCGTGAAATGATTCGATTGGCGGGTATCGGTGGTTTGTTGCACGATACTGGCAAAATGAAAGTGCCCAATGAAATTCTCAATAAACCCGGTCGCTTAACCGAAGACGAGTTTGCCAAGATGCGAACTCATCCCGAAGAAGGGTGGAAAATTCTGAAAGAAATCGAGGGGATGGAGTCGATTCCACTCGACATTACTTTGCATCATCACGAGCGGATGGATGGTACTGGCTACCCGCATAAATTGCCGGGTAGTGAGATTAGTCGCATGGCGCAAATGGCGGCCGTGGTCGATGTCTATGATGCGATTACCTCTGATCGCTGCTATCACGTTGGTATGCCCGCCACCGAAGGTCTACGAAAATTGTGGGAGTGGAGTAAATTTCACTTTAATCCCGAGCTGGTACAGGCGTTTATGCGTACCGTCGGGATTTATCCGGTGGGGACTTTGGTGCGTTTGGAGTCTGGACGCTTGGGTGTGGTGCTGGAGCAAAATGAAGGCAGCTTGTTGCAACCGAAATTGAAGGTGGTGTTTAGTACGAAGTCCAATACCTATATCACGCCCATCATTGTGGATTTGGCTCGCCCGATGGGTATGGGCGGTGCCGACAAAATTATGGGCCACGAAGATCCTGCGAAATGGGGGATCAACGTAGCCCAGTTTTTGTTTGCAGTCGCCTAA
- a CDS encoding NnrS family protein — MNTLFKQTIAAPHRLGFLAGGVLLLLSFIWWGAHMLGRWQGVALPSAVVPMFLHGYSMTYCFFPLFMLGFIYTAGPRWLSVSSPNLSRYAPVMLGYLIGGILVLASAVNTHLLVLGIALQAIAWSAALWIWLSAIKRSQVKDQLHARVIALAFTLGLLGMAIAGFWAATGSTAAWLWSVQIGVWGLLLPVFLTVSHRMIPFFSGTALQPYSPWRPSWWLYTLIGCSLLRIVFISLELNTLVVDSVMAGVLLYTTWRWDLRQSFKVKLLAMLHAAFAWAGIAMLLSAISETLRLSGYVGLGFAPLHALTLGFFCCMLLAFVTRVTLGHSGRPLITGGLAWTCYWAMHGAALARVVGEIFPSIQSMAYALAAALALIALLAWSRVYLPMYWQARVDGAAG, encoded by the coding sequence ATGAATACCTTATTCAAACAAACTATCGCAGCGCCGCATCGACTGGGTTTTCTGGCTGGTGGCGTGCTGCTCTTGCTGAGTTTTATCTGGTGGGGCGCGCACATGCTCGGGCGCTGGCAAGGTGTCGCTTTGCCAAGCGCAGTCGTGCCGATGTTTTTGCATGGCTACAGCATGACGTACTGTTTTTTCCCGCTGTTCATGTTGGGATTTATTTATACCGCTGGGCCGCGTTGGTTGAGTGTGAGTAGTCCGAATTTGTCGCGTTATGCGCCAGTCATGCTGGGGTATTTAATTGGCGGCATTTTAGTGCTTGCTTCAGCAGTTAATACCCATTTGCTGGTGCTGGGCATTGCCTTGCAAGCTATCGCATGGTCGGCCGCATTATGGATTTGGCTGAGTGCGATCAAACGCAGCCAAGTGAAAGATCAACTGCATGCGCGAGTGATTGCGTTGGCGTTCACATTGGGCTTGCTTGGCATGGCCATCGCGGGATTTTGGGCGGCAACAGGAAGTACCGCTGCGTGGTTGTGGTCGGTTCAGATTGGCGTCTGGGGTTTGCTACTGCCGGTGTTTTTGACGGTGAGTCATCGGATGATTCCGTTTTTCTCTGGCACGGCTTTGCAGCCGTATAGCCCGTGGCGGCCGAGTTGGTGGCTGTATACATTAATAGGGTGTTCATTGCTACGCATTGTATTCATTAGCCTTGAATTAAATACCCTTGTTGTTGATTCGGTGATGGCAGGTGTGTTGTTGTACACCACTTGGCGTTGGGATTTACGTCAATCGTTCAAAGTGAAATTGCTGGCTATGTTGCATGCTGCTTTCGCTTGGGCGGGAATTGCGATGCTGCTATCGGCCATCAGCGAGACTTTGCGATTGAGCGGTTATGTGGGTTTAGGATTCGCACCTTTGCATGCGCTGACTTTGGGCTTTTTTTGCTGCATGTTGTTGGCGTTCGTCACGCGGGTGACCTTGGGGCATTCAGGGCGGCCATTGATCACGGGTGGATTGGCTTGGACGTGTTATTGGGCGATGCACGGCGCTGCCTTGGCACGGGTGGTCGGTGAGATTTTCCCGAGCATTCAATCGATGGCGTATGCCTTGGCGGCCGCTTTAGCGTTGATTGCATTGTTGGCATGGAGCCGAGTGTATTTACCGATGTATTGGCAGGCGAGGGTGGATGGCGCTGCTGGTTAA